The following are encoded in a window of Nilaparvata lugens isolate BPH chromosome 13, ASM1435652v1, whole genome shotgun sequence genomic DNA:
- the LOC111052244 gene encoding uncharacterized protein DDB_G0283357 yields MRIKASASWEDGKSSLAASRKAMATNGQICRNVEGIIKNHQRYPEDFATNGQTCREGIIKSYQQYPEDFGSSASGTRQSKLDSSMLSNNAILQNYYTKKINNNNPVRSHVDNHQHPSSSRTFQPSFSFETDEYLIIQQHHTEVSHNMEEETSDKYMFIDSRFTHKSSSNNNRPSNFKEPSIKSTIKNITSSRSSHVDVTDNNHFDSRLSNGRSSSNRVRDSYNNYYRCQPSTIDEYKTKTEYLLSKNKQRVDQKIKDKLMAGTGSWTRDKSSKMEYNAVSRYSSSNVDGRAISENGNNYQRYSLSNMDSRTASDSVSRYPSSSSDGRRLSENDSNYHRYGLDNINQNIDNSLDSLDDNSSVFSNTTNNNIESYKSAPSKSSTGYSSYSAGYSHQKKRSLDLESTYSDSSTHSNNSSHLNSDTNSCRSRYQLLSMTSSLDDRCYQNGGVDYRVGNGFDSNNNSDKNRDVDSLKLSDDDDDDDFRDARDTERQNGGATSVVPVPSSTRPLGLAQQIPRARTYYETILSAQYSSSVVPSRTGRQRYRSIKNFTSLSRPLLIG; encoded by the coding sequence ATGAGGATCAAGGCGTCTGCATCATGGGAGGATGGAAAGTCATCCCTTGCAGCTAGCAGGAAGGCAATGGCCACAAATGGTCAAATCTGCAGAAATGTAGAGGGGATCATCAAGAACCACCAACGTTATCCTGAAGACTTCGCTACGAATGGACAGACTTGCAGAGAAGGGATAATCAAGAGCTACCAACAATATCCAGAAGATTTTGGATCTTCTGCAAGCGGTACCAGACAGAGTAAATTGGATTCCTCAATGTTGTCAAACAACGCCATCCTGCAGAACTACTACACCAAGAAAATCAACAACAACAATCCGGTAAGGTCACATGTTGACAATCACCAACATCCATCTTCATCGAGAACCTTCCAAccttcattctcgtttgaaactGATGAGTACCTCATCATCCAGCAACATCACACTGAGGTCTCTCATAATATGGAAGAAGAAACTAGTGATAAGTACATGTTTATTGATAGTAGATTTACCCATAAaagcagcagcaacaacaacagACCAAGTAATTTTAAGGAACCTAGTATTAAGAGCACCATTAAGAACATCACATCGAGTAGAAGTAGCCATGTAGATGTCACTGATAATAATCACTTTGATAGTAGGTTAAGCAATGGGAGGTCTTCATCGAATAGGGTACGGGATAGTTACAATAACTACTACAGGTGTCAACCATCAACAATTGATGAGTATAAAACTAAAACTGAGTATCTCTTGAGTAAGAATAAGCAAAGGGTTGATCAAAAAATAAAGGATAAATTGATGGCTGGGACTGGTTCATGGACTAGGGATAAATCTTCCAAGATGGAATACAATGCTGTTTCAAGGTATTCTTCAAGTAATGTAGATGGTAGAGCAATTTCTGAGAATGGCAACAACTACCAAAGGTATTCTTTAAGTAATATGGATAGTAGAACAGCTTCTGATAGTGTTTCAAGGTATCCTTCAAGCAGTTCAGATGGGAGACGGCTTTCTGAAAATGATTCCAACTACCACAGGTATGGTTTGGATAATATCAACCAAAACATCGACAATTCCCTTGATAGTCTTGATGATAATTCATCAGTGTTCAGCAACACAACCAACAACAATATCGAGTCATACAAGTCAGCGCCATCTAAATCCAGTACAGGGTATAGTAGTTACTCAGCAGGATACAGCCATCAGAAGAAGAGGAGCTTGGATTTGGAGTCAACCTACTCAGACTCCAGTACACATTCCAACAACAGCAGCCATTTGAACTCAGATACAAACAGCTGTCGTAGCAGGTATCAGTTGTTGTCAATGACGTCATCACTGGATGACCGATGCTACCAGAATGGAGGAGTTGATTATAGGGTTGGGAATGGATTTGACAGCAACAACAACAGTGATAAGAATAGGGATGTGGACTCTTTGAAGCTGTccgatgatgacgatgatgatgatttcaGAGATGCTAGGGACACAGAAAGACAAAATGGCGGCGCAACATCTGTGGTGCCTGTTCCTTCGTCAACGAGGCCTTTGGGTTTGGCGCAGCAGATTCCGAGGGCGAGAACCTATTATGAGACAATTTTGTCGGCTCAGTATTCATCGTCGGTAGTTCCATCTCGAACCGGTAGACAGCGCTATCGTAGCATCAAGAATTTCACATCCTTGTCAAGGCCGTTGCTCATTGGTTAG